The following proteins are co-located in the Vigna unguiculata cultivar IT97K-499-35 chromosome 9, ASM411807v1, whole genome shotgun sequence genome:
- the LOC114162931 gene encoding transcription factor TCP17 has product MMMMASSREGQQAKQEGGAINIDKFSKASSSTRQWSAFRNPRIVRVSRSFGGKDRHSKVCTIRGLRDRRIRLSVPTAIQLYDLQDKLGLNQPSKVIDWLLEATKLDIDKLPPLQFPQGFGQFHHPQTLLPFHDSSSSQLSLGPFGESSSSFGGGVQNSMPKSRYWDSIDSISRLKGKEAEKGKWVKTNEEDHQNHEDDVVGSYSNLHASTQRLFPMGSGGSTTTHTLLPGLLNNTMPYNPYNGEPSGLSLSQFGGHGLLFPSQQVDPSPSSANGVQYPSSLALPSSASQFFLGSSSATPPMFTTYAPFLTPSVDNDPRQFNHIQFLNSASQILPHPLIPSLHSFNPHVRPFPATPFSSKLLDSDSIRSQHDKGSTS; this is encoded by the coding sequence atgatgatgatggcGAGTTCAAGAGAAGGTCAACAAGCGAAGCAAGAAGGTGGCGCCATTAATATTGACAAGTTTTCCAAGGCATCTTCCAGTACAAGACAATGGTCAGCGTTCAGAAATCCAAGAATTGTGAGAGTGTCACGTTCCTTTGGAGGAAAAGATAGGCACAGCAAGGTTTGCACCATAAGAGGGTTGAGGGACAGAAGGATTAGGCTCTCAGTGCCCACAGCAATTCAGCTATATGATCTTCAAGACAAGCTTGGGCTAAACCAACCAAGCAAAGTGATAGATTGGTTGCTTGAAGCAACAAAACTCGACATTGACAAGCTCCCTCCACTTCAATTCCCTCAGGGTTTTGGTCAATTTCATCATCCACAAACCCTACTCCCCTTTCATGATTCAAGTTCCTCTCAGCTTTCTCTCGGACCCTTCGGTGAATCTAGCTCCTCATTTGGTGGGGGGGTTCAAAACTCCATGCCAAAGTCAAGGTATTGGGACAGTATAGATTCAATATCAAGATTGAAAGGCAAGGAAGCTGAAAAGGGCAAGTGGGTCAAAACAAACGAGGAAGATCATCAAAACCATGAAGATGATGTTGTTGGAAGCTACAGCAACTTGCATGCATCTACTCAGAGGCTTTTCCCTATGGGTAGTGGTGGTAGCACCACTACTCACACCCTTTTACCTGGTTTGTTGAACAACACCATGCCATATAACCCCTACAATGGTGAGCCTTCTGGTTTGTCCTTATCCCAATTTGGAGGCCATGGCTTGTTGTTTCCTTCCCAGCAGGTAGATCCAAGTCCAAGCAGTGCAAATGGTGTTCAATACCCATCTTCTTTGGCATTACCTTCATCTGCTTCTCAATTTTTCCTTGGTTCATCTTCTGCTACACCACCAATGTTCACTACCTATGCTCCATTTCTTACACCCTCGGTTGACAATGATCCTAGACAGTTCAACCACATTCAGTTCTTGAACTCAGCTTCTCAAATCTTGCCTCATCCTCTCATTCCATCTCTTCACTCCTTCAATCCACATGTCAGACCCTTCCCTGCAACACCCTTCAGTTCGAAGCTTTTGGACTCTGATAGCATCCGTAGCCAACATGACAAGGGTAGCACTTCTTGA